In one window of Anaerobacillus alkaliphilus DNA:
- a CDS encoding GDYXXLXY domain-containing protein — MRENFTRILYLLSFSSVVAAIIYFFASNWGGFDRFQKIGLSVGLFLLFYLLAFVVSKRIENHPFLGKWFMVTGSITFGVTVALLGQIYNSHADSYMLFFIWLIPTTLFAVVTKYQPFYVTSLILINLTLWFYTYPSQGVFSRSSNDHFFIFLIFAIVNFLIFIGSYRKIIPSPIVKGISFSIAHLIMVFLSIYLLFDTYGFVLNFIYGPLLLASIYYLSKKDEKMLTILSGIALSLYAIVKYFELAINFSALFYFGGMVFAGFLVIGTLKLVKMITTMDGTHAKTRHFLKNCLLVFATLIASFIGSFSTLGFISLLADNAAPYIIYFVAILGFIGFPLYKETLEPAIRLTLISIGFLMACIISTEMHPIFATVLLGVVGYSWFRTKTSGLKFLLYFIANGLVFYLLYQHIFEQFLTSINDVSWLFIIMASLNFFVFLLKGFIDTVAVKNSLVYALLPLLALTFYGDIGELNYVVHNILFFTITLFVLLKAKAMSNTFEYRVASVFWYVFLLLKYYDFGWKLLHKSMALFIIGGVLFTVAVLLDRKNKYPAQPTNFVLFRWKWIAAIIALQLLITGVQIGKSELLLSQGEMVKLRLEPVDPRSLIQGDYVIVNYDISTIDIEGYDRLGKIDVLLRENQDGIYEYGGIYKSSNGFNQPYIAQEGDVFITGKHVGYNRIQYGIENYFIEEGTGAEVERTMRHAYVKVSKSGDAILISISK, encoded by the coding sequence ATGAGAGAAAATTTTACGAGAATATTATATTTACTAAGTTTTTCATCGGTTGTAGCAGCGATTATTTATTTCTTTGCCTCTAATTGGGGTGGTTTTGATCGATTTCAAAAAATCGGCTTAAGTGTTGGTTTATTCCTTTTATTTTACCTTCTAGCGTTTGTCGTCTCTAAAAGAATAGAGAATCATCCCTTCTTAGGTAAATGGTTCATGGTTACAGGCAGCATAACGTTTGGGGTGACAGTTGCTTTATTAGGGCAAATCTATAACTCCCATGCTGATAGTTATATGCTATTTTTTATTTGGTTGATCCCAACCACTCTGTTTGCGGTTGTGACTAAGTATCAACCTTTCTATGTAACCAGCTTAATTCTCATAAATTTAACACTTTGGTTTTATACCTATCCCAGTCAAGGAGTATTTTCTAGATCAAGCAATGATCATTTCTTCATCTTTTTGATATTTGCTATTGTTAATTTTCTTATTTTTATAGGTTCATATAGAAAAATCATCCCTTCACCTATTGTTAAAGGGATTTCATTTAGTATTGCTCATTTGATAATGGTCTTTTTGTCTATTTACTTGTTGTTTGACACATACGGTTTTGTCTTAAACTTCATTTATGGGCCATTACTTTTAGCGAGTATTTACTATCTAAGCAAAAAGGATGAAAAGATGCTAACAATCCTCTCTGGAATTGCGCTTTCATTATATGCCATTGTTAAATACTTTGAACTGGCGATTAATTTTAGCGCATTGTTTTATTTTGGAGGAATGGTCTTTGCTGGTTTCCTTGTAATTGGAACTCTTAAGCTTGTAAAAATGATTACGACTATGGACGGAACCCATGCTAAGACTAGACATTTCCTCAAAAATTGTTTACTAGTATTTGCGACGCTCATAGCTTCCTTTATTGGTTCTTTTAGTACATTAGGGTTTATTTCCCTACTTGCAGACAATGCTGCACCTTATATCATTTATTTTGTTGCAATACTTGGTTTTATTGGTTTCCCATTGTATAAAGAAACATTAGAACCTGCTATTAGGTTAACCTTAATCTCGATCGGTTTTTTAATGGCCTGTATTATAAGCACGGAAATGCACCCTATATTTGCTACAGTGTTGTTAGGTGTTGTAGGTTATAGCTGGTTCCGTACAAAAACGAGTGGCTTGAAATTTCTTCTTTATTTTATCGCTAATGGGTTGGTCTTTTATTTATTATATCAACACATCTTTGAACAGTTCTTAACGAGTATAAACGATGTTTCATGGCTTTTCATTATTATGGCCTCGTTAAATTTTTTCGTTTTTTTGTTAAAGGGATTTATAGATACTGTTGCAGTTAAAAACAGCTTAGTATATGCGTTACTCCCTTTGCTAGCATTGACGTTTTACGGAGATATTGGCGAACTTAATTACGTCGTTCATAACATACTATTTTTTACGATTACTTTATTTGTTTTACTCAAGGCAAAAGCGATGTCCAATACGTTTGAATACAGAGTTGCAAGTGTGTTTTGGTATGTTTTCTTACTGTTAAAGTATTACGACTTTGGGTGGAAGCTTCTTCACAAATCAATGGCGCTGTTTATTATTGGTGGAGTATTATTTACAGTCGCAGTCCTGCTCGATAGAAAAAACAAGTACCCTGCCCAACCAACCAATTTTGTTCTGTTCCGCTGGAAATGGATAGCTGCTATAATTGCGTTACAACTTTTAATTACTGGGGTGCAGATAGGGAAAAGTGAGCTTCTCCTCTCCCAAGGTGAAATGGTGAAATTGAGATTAGAGCCGGTTGATCCGCGTTCACTGATCCAAGGCGACTATGTCATAGTAAACTATGATATCTCTACAATTGATATTGAAGGTTATGATCGATTAGGAAAAATAGATGTATTATTAAGAGAAAATCAAGATGGAATATATGAATACGGGGGAATTTATAAATCTAGCAACGGCTTTAATCAACCCTATATCGCTCAGGAAGGCGATGTATTTATCACTGGAAAACACGTAGGTTATAACCGAATACAGTACGGCATAGAAAACTATTTTATCGAGGAAGGTACTGGTGCTGAAGTAGAAAGAACGATGCGGCATGCGTATGTAAAAGTTTCAAAAAGTGGTGATG
- a CDS encoding gamma-glutamyl-gamma-aminobutyrate hydrolase family protein, which produces MKQKSKPIIGISSTVEQHNNIPSVHVHDKFIQAVMKGGAIPVVIPIGPVELVEIWISMCDGLLLSSGEDIDPSSFNANPSPQIQKTNLKRDKLEMALIQEALKQKKPILAICRGITMLNAAIGGTVIQDIPSTIQNAINHYQQAERPEPTHDVHLERTSRLAQIFNQEKFRVNSMHHQAIDVLSPMLKVVAIAPDGVIEAVEGTDPTHLIWGIQWHPEEMAEEDTTMLRLFKEFTIECLKKGSV; this is translated from the coding sequence ATGAAACAAAAATCAAAACCAATCATTGGCATCTCGAGCACCGTCGAACAGCACAATAATATCCCTAGTGTTCATGTCCATGATAAGTTTATTCAAGCTGTTATGAAAGGAGGGGCTATTCCTGTCGTTATCCCAATTGGCCCCGTGGAACTAGTTGAAATTTGGATTAGTATGTGTGACGGGTTGCTTTTGAGTAGTGGCGAGGATATTGATCCAAGTTCCTTTAACGCAAATCCAAGCCCGCAAATTCAAAAAACAAACTTGAAGCGGGACAAACTAGAAATGGCATTGATCCAAGAGGCGCTTAAGCAGAAAAAACCAATATTGGCCATCTGTCGTGGGATTACGATGCTAAATGCAGCGATTGGGGGAACAGTCATTCAGGATATTCCAAGTACCATCCAAAACGCCATTAATCATTACCAACAAGCCGAACGGCCAGAGCCTACACATGATGTTCACTTAGAACGAACTAGTCGACTAGCTCAAATTTTTAACCAAGAAAAATTTCGCGTAAATAGTATGCACCACCAGGCCATTGATGTTTTATCTCCGATGCTTAAAGTGGTAGCAATAGCACCCGATGGTGTCATTGAAGCAGTGGAAGGGACCGATCCTACACACCTAATCTGGGGAATCCAATGGCATCCTGAAGAAATGGCTGAAGAAGACACAACAATGCTCCGACTTTTTAAAGAGTTTACAATAGAATGTCTAAAAAAAGGAAGTGTTTAG
- a CDS encoding glycine betaine ABC transporter substrate-binding protein, with product MRKLSLLFLVTLLAVLVACSNSNEVQNETDLKNSQEDQTITFGLTTWTSTEAPTNIVKLILEEAGYNVEFITVDQPVIFKGIAEKEIDFFMDAWLPHTEAALWATYENELQKVTTSYEQVPLGWVVPDYVEENTIEDLIGNAAKFDNRVVTIAPGAGIVSLSQDVIADYDLSDYQLMTSSEIAMIAELERSIEREQPVIITGWRPHSMFAQFDLKFLEDTRGHFVPDNVFVISYKGIEDAHPTAYNILSNWSIEVADLEEMMLAYEENGTPFEELAKQWIETNRDKVDAMLGN from the coding sequence ATGAGAAAACTTAGTTTACTATTTTTAGTCACTCTATTAGCAGTCCTAGTCGCTTGTAGCAATTCAAATGAGGTACAAAATGAAACAGATTTAAAAAACAGTCAGGAAGATCAAACAATTACATTTGGCTTAACAACTTGGACTAGTACAGAAGCTCCAACAAATATCGTCAAACTAATTTTAGAAGAAGCTGGCTATAATGTAGAATTTATTACGGTAGACCAACCGGTTATTTTTAAAGGAATTGCTGAAAAAGAAATCGACTTTTTCATGGATGCTTGGCTACCCCACACAGAAGCTGCTCTTTGGGCAACGTATGAAAATGAGCTACAAAAAGTTACAACAAGTTATGAGCAAGTTCCCCTAGGTTGGGTTGTTCCAGATTATGTAGAGGAAAATACGATTGAAGATTTAATTGGAAATGCAGCAAAGTTTGATAATAGAGTTGTTACAATTGCACCTGGTGCTGGAATTGTCTCATTATCACAAGATGTAATCGCTGACTATGACCTTAGTGATTACCAGCTAATGACTTCAAGTGAAATTGCGATGATCGCTGAATTAGAGCGTAGTATTGAACGTGAACAGCCCGTAATTATTACTGGTTGGAGACCCCACTCGATGTTTGCACAGTTTGACTTAAAGTTTTTAGAAGATACGAGAGGCCACTTCGTTCCTGATAATGTGTTTGTCATTTCGTATAAAGGGATTGAAGATGCCCACCCTACTGCTTACAACATACTTTCAAATTGGAGTATTGAAGTTGCTGATTTAGAAGAAATGATGTTAGCTTATGAAGAAAATGGAACGCCATTTGAAGAGCTTGCGAAACAGTGGATCGAAACTAACCGCGACAAAGTCGATGCGATGCTAGGAAACTAA
- a CDS encoding isochorismatase family cysteine hydrolase, whose product MDFLDYSKTALVLIDIQKESDFGIKGVEAAISNSEKLVVACREKGIPIIYTRQINRADKIGLSYGEPLSNKGTPIYYSTNSDKYEVVDVIAPKDDDIIIDKYRWSAFYETSLDLILRSLGVKHVIIGGFVTDGCLMTSVFDGYFRDYQINLVKDICATSNEGAHMSSILIMANWVYGIHIYNTDQLVNKFNDQPYIAWESPGPDSLKFTPENMREVFKKLG is encoded by the coding sequence GTGGATTTTTTGGATTATTCAAAAACAGCGTTAGTTTTAATTGATATACAAAAAGAAAGTGATTTCGGAATTAAAGGTGTAGAAGCGGCGATTAGCAACTCTGAAAAATTGGTTGTTGCTTGTCGTGAAAAAGGCATTCCTATAATTTATACTCGCCAGATTAATAGAGCCGATAAAATTGGTCTCTCTTACGGCGAACCTCTTTCAAATAAAGGTACTCCAATCTATTATTCTACGAATTCTGATAAATATGAAGTTGTAGATGTTATCGCACCAAAGGATGATGATATTATCATTGATAAATATCGTTGGAGTGCTTTTTATGAAACGAGTTTAGATTTAATTTTGAGGAGCTTAGGTGTAAAGCATGTCATTATTGGTGGTTTCGTTACTGACGGTTGTTTAATGACCTCTGTTTTTGATGGCTATTTTCGAGACTATCAAATTAATTTAGTAAAAGATATTTGTGCCACTTCCAATGAAGGTGCTCACATGTCTTCAATCTTGATTATGGCAAACTGGGTTTATGGTATTCATATTTATAATACTGATCAACTCGTCAATAAATTTAATGATCAGCCCTACATCGCATGGGAATCACCTGGGCCAGATTCGTTAAAATTCACCCCAGAAAACATGCGCGAAGTGTTTAAGAAATTAGGTTAA
- a CDS encoding GbsR/MarR family transcriptional regulator, translating to MTELQKIEEARDVMISAIAQTMIIYGVTPSVGRIYGVLYFSEEPMSLDDIKDQVAMSKASVSNGMRELLETEMVIKVWKKGDRKDHYIAEKDFLKNFINFFVKKLRQERSLILKAMEQAKPVFEDLATNSDTEQVKELASRDLETITASLSYFDWTMRLANSLESGEIFEHYPKHKIDNK from the coding sequence ATGACTGAACTACAAAAGATTGAAGAAGCTCGTGACGTAATGATTAGTGCAATTGCGCAAACGATGATAATCTACGGGGTAACTCCATCTGTAGGTAGAATTTATGGTGTCCTTTATTTTTCGGAAGAACCAATGTCCTTAGACGATATAAAAGATCAAGTGGCAATGAGTAAAGCAAGTGTTAGTAATGGCATGCGGGAGCTTTTAGAAACTGAAATGGTGATTAAAGTTTGGAAAAAAGGCGATCGTAAAGATCATTACATTGCCGAAAAAGACTTTTTAAAAAATTTCATTAATTTTTTCGTGAAAAAACTGCGTCAAGAACGAAGCTTAATTTTAAAAGCAATGGAGCAAGCGAAGCCGGTATTTGAAGATCTTGCTACGAATTCTGATACAGAACAAGTCAAAGAGCTAGCCAGTCGGGATTTAGAAACGATTACTGCTTCCCTTTCATACTTTGACTGGACAATGCGTCTTGCAAATTCCTTAGAGTCAGGCGAGATTTTTGAGCATTACCCGAAACATAAAATAGATAACAAGTAG
- a CDS encoding bifunctional diguanylate cyclase/phosphodiesterase encodes MNSLLDSTSLADVYKSLFMYNQDACYAIDLEGNFILFNSAAIELTGYTNDEFLHRSFFELLHESSLEQTNYHFKRILEGNREKFTSTVITKSGSILDLIITAFPIYHDGKVTGIVGIAKDTTKKLKLEHFFEGQNKVLEMISNGHPLSNVLEYIIYVIEGVTNGGRCSILLTDETGNRLVSAAAPSLPSNYSRIINGLIIEQYKNSCGTADFSKKSIIVSDIENDPLLLDVKELASSYHLKACWSSPVADNSQQVLGVFVIYYEEMRRPTKEDQEIIEKANYLTSLAIQHYRSEEKINFLANHDLLTNLPNRTLFHINLEKAINEFHPETADHTIALLHLDLDRFKSTNDTLGHRIGDILLKEVSNRIRDCLSTKHLLSRQVGDEFVILLTEVTQDEIRSMAQRVINHLAKPFLVENHEIFITVSIGISQFPFDSKSRYELIRKADIAKYQAKIEGRNNYQFYNAELDRKLTENVRLENDLRKALERDELQIHYQPIVELTEKKMVGLEALLRWEHPTLGFISPYDFIPIAEESGLIVPIGEWVIKSVCQQIIAWEKETSNKYSVSVNLSIRQFYQSNLVQVISESIKETGIDPSQLTLEITESMTMDVNKATIILFDFKSLGVNISMDDFGTGYSSLSHLQVFPIDFLKIDQSFIREINTKSEKRTGIIAATILAMAQNLGLKVIAEGVETKEQLQFLEEHGCNYAQGYYFSKPQPVEMLKEYMK; translated from the coding sequence ATGAATTCACTACTAGATTCTACATCATTGGCTGATGTCTACAAATCCTTGTTCATGTATAATCAGGATGCTTGTTACGCGATTGACCTTGAAGGGAACTTCATCTTGTTTAATAGTGCAGCTATAGAACTAACTGGTTATACAAATGATGAATTTTTACATAGGTCTTTTTTTGAGTTATTGCATGAAAGTAGTTTAGAACAAACGAATTATCATTTCAAGAGAATTTTAGAAGGAAACAGAGAGAAATTTACTAGTACGGTCATTACGAAAAGTGGCTCTATTTTAGATTTAATTATTACCGCTTTTCCTATCTATCATGATGGGAAAGTAACTGGAATTGTAGGAATTGCCAAAGATACGACCAAAAAACTTAAGCTAGAACATTTTTTCGAAGGGCAAAATAAAGTACTTGAAATGATTAGTAATGGTCATCCGCTTTCAAATGTATTAGAGTATATTATTTATGTTATTGAAGGTGTTACAAATGGCGGGAGATGCTCAATTTTATTAACTGACGAAACTGGAAATAGGTTAGTAAGTGCTGCTGCACCTAGTTTACCTTCTAATTATTCAAGAATTATAAATGGGTTAATTATAGAGCAATATAAAAATTCTTGTGGAACAGCGGACTTTTCAAAAAAGTCAATTATTGTCTCAGATATAGAGAACGATCCTCTTTTGCTAGACGTTAAGGAATTAGCTTCTAGCTACCATTTAAAAGCTTGTTGGTCGTCACCAGTAGCAGATAATAGTCAACAAGTTTTGGGAGTGTTTGTGATTTATTACGAGGAAATGCGTAGACCTACGAAAGAAGATCAGGAAATCATTGAAAAAGCAAACTACTTAACTAGCTTAGCTATACAGCATTATCGATCTGAAGAAAAAATAAATTTTCTGGCAAATCATGATCTACTAACTAATTTACCAAATCGTACGTTATTTCATATAAATCTTGAGAAGGCAATAAATGAATTTCATCCTGAAACCGCGGATCATACCATTGCTTTATTACACTTGGATTTAGATCGTTTTAAATCGACAAATGATACGCTTGGACATCGTATTGGAGATATTTTGTTAAAAGAGGTTTCCAATAGAATTAGGGACTGTCTGTCTACAAAACACCTACTTTCACGCCAAGTTGGAGATGAATTTGTTATTCTACTAACAGAAGTCACACAAGATGAAATTCGATCAATGGCACAAAGAGTGATCAATCATTTGGCCAAACCATTTTTGGTTGAAAATCATGAGATATTTATTACAGTCAGCATTGGCATTAGTCAGTTTCCTTTTGATTCAAAGAGTAGATATGAACTAATCAGGAAAGCAGATATTGCTAAGTATCAAGCAAAAATCGAGGGAAGAAATAATTATCAATTTTATAATGCTGAATTAGATCGGAAATTAACGGAAAATGTACGCTTGGAAAATGATTTACGAAAGGCGTTGGAAAGGGATGAACTTCAAATTCATTACCAACCAATTGTTGAGCTTACGGAGAAGAAAATGGTAGGGTTAGAAGCATTGTTGAGGTGGGAGCATCCGACGTTAGGATTTATTTCCCCCTATGACTTTATACCAATTGCTGAAGAGTCCGGTTTAATTGTTCCAATTGGCGAGTGGGTCATAAAGTCAGTTTGTCAGCAGATAATAGCATGGGAAAAAGAAACCTCAAATAAGTACTCGGTTTCAGTTAATTTGTCAATTAGACAGTTCTATCAGTCAAATTTAGTACAAGTTATTTCGGAAAGTATTAAAGAGACAGGAATAGATCCTAGTCAATTAACACTAGAAATAACAGAAAGCATGACAATGGATGTCAATAAAGCAACAATTATTCTTTTTGACTTTAAAAGCTTAGGTGTAAACATTTCTATGGATGACTTTGGAACTGGTTACAGTTCACTTAGTCATCTGCAAGTATTTCCAATTGACTTTCTGAAAATTGATCAATCATTTATCAGGGAGATAAATACAAAATCTGAAAAAAGAACGGGAATTATTGCGGCAACCATCTTAGCAATGGCCCAAAACTTGGGGCTAAAAGTAATTGCAGAAGGTGTCGAAACCAAAGAACAATTACAATTTTTAGAAGAGCATGGTTGTAATTATGCACAGGGTTATTATTTCAGTAAACCCCAACCGGTTGAAATGTTAAAAGAATAT